DNA sequence from the Paenibacillus physcomitrellae genome:
AACCGGACTTGACCCAACGCGGCAGCAGCTCCTCAGCACGCCCCGTGTGGAAGGTGGCGTTGCTGCGGCCGTTGCGCTCCGCGTTGGCTTTGGCATCCTGAACGGCCTCCGCGATGGTTTCGATGCCGCGCACCTCGGCGGCGTTTGGCGCGAGCCACAAGCCGATCGTTCCCGTGCCGCAGTAGGCATCGACAACGGTTTCCCGGCCTGTCAGCGCAGCTGCGGCGCGGACGGATTCGTACAGCTTAACCGTCTGAAGCGGGTTAAGCTGGAAGAAAGCGCGAGGCGACAGCGTAAAGTCCAGGTCGCCGAGCGATTCTTCGATCGTATCCGAACCCCAGAGGATACGGGTGTGATCGCCGAAGATCAGCGAGGTATTCCGCGGATTGGCGTTTAAGGCAATGCTGGTTGCCTCAGGCAAAGCCAGCCGGATATGTTTGACAAGCTCAGCTTCATTTGGCAACCGGTCCTTGGCAGCCACCAGCGTAACCTGCAGCTGTTTGGACTGAAAGCCCAGCCGCACGACAATGCTGCGGACCAGCCCTTTATTGCTGCGTTCTTGATAAACCGGAATTTGCAGCTCCTGCAGCACGTTGCGGACTTTATCCACCGCGCGGTTCACCTCGGGGTGCTGGATAGGACAGCCGGTAATGTCGATCAGTTCATGCGAGCCTGCCGCGTACAAACCGGCAATAATACCCTCCTGACGCATACCGAGCTGAAGCTGGGCTTTGTTGCGGTAATCCCAAGGATGGTCCATGCCAAGCATCGGCTTCATCCGGATATTTTCCAGACCCGAATAACGAGAGAAAGCTTCGCGCACCAAATCCTCTTTCGCCTTCAGCTGGCCTTCATAAGACATGTGCTGAATCTGGCAGCCCCCGCAAATGCCAAACACCGGGCAGGGCGCGTCGATGCGGTAGGGGGACCTTTTTTCAATTTCGCCGATTTTGGCTTGTATGAATCGTTCTTCAACCTTGGTGACCACAGCTTTAATCACTTCACCGGGAATCGCGCCTTCAATAAATACCGCCTTTCTGCGGTAATAGCCGACGCCTTCGCCGTTAATGCCCAGCCGTTTGATTGTAATGATCAGCCGGTCGCCGACTTTGACCTCCTCGGCATGCTCGTGCCGGGCAGGCTGGGTCTGCTTGTCCTTGCGGAATTTGGATGGCGAGGAACCGGCCTGAGCCGCATTGCGGACTTTAGGCTGGGTTTTGCGTTGCTCGTTTCGCGGATTAGGCTGGCCAGGTTTGCCGGCACTTTCCAATTTAGAGGCTGAAGATCGCGTCCCTCGGCTATCCAGTTTGGATTTATGGAATCCTGGAGGGTTGTCACGTCCGGATGATGTGCGGTTAGATTTAGCGTTAGCTCCCTTGCCGGAAGCGTCTTTCGGTTTCATGGTTCATTTCTCCGTCCTGCTGGATGCAATAGTTTTATAAAGGAATGATACTTTTTTATGCCTGCCCGGTCAATGTTAAGCCCCGCTTGGAAGCCGCCGGTTGGTTGCCCAATCCGGCAAAGCCCGGTAAACTTAACCTAGAAGAAGATTGGTAAGAAGCATAGTATGAAGAAGAGTAAGAGGAGTAGCGACTTTCGGAAGGTATTTATTTCAGTCTTGTTAAATGAGGAGTCTTTATTATTATGAACGTTGAACTGCCAACTTTGGATAAAGCGCGGGAACTGCTGCAGAAATATTACGGTTATCCCGACTTCCGGGAAGGCCAAACCCAAATCGTTGAAAGCCTGCTGACCGGCAAAGACACGCTTGGCATTCTGCCGACCGGCGGCGGCAAGTCGATCTGTTACCAGATTCCGGCGCTGCTTGCGCCTGGATTGACGCTGGTCGTGTCTCCGCTGATCTCCCTGATGAAGGACCAGGTGGACGCGCTTACGGCCATGGGCATTCCTGCTGCTTACATTAACAGTACCTTGTCGGGAAAAGAAGTTAACGACCGCATCCGCGCCGCGCGCCGCGGCGATCTGAAGCTGCTGTATGTTGCGCCGGAGCGGCTGGAGCTGGACTGGTTCCGCCAGGAAATGAGCGAGCTGCCGATTTCCTGCGTGGCCGTGGACGAAGCGCATTGCGTCTCCCAGTGGGGCCACGACTTTCGGACAAGCTACCTGGCGGTTTCGCCATTTGTAGAGAGCCTGCCGGAGCGTCCGGTGGTGGCGGCTTTTACAGCGACGGCGACGCCGGAGGTGACGGAGGATATGGTCCGCCTGCTGCGGCTGGATGATCCGTCTGTCTTCATTACCGGGCTAGGGCGCGACAATCTGGCTATGTCGGTGCTGCGCGGCGAAAATAAACGCGAGTTTATTCTTGAATATGCCCGCACCCATGAAGCGCAAGCCGGCATTATTTATGCTGCTACCCGAAAGGACGTGGACGACCTGCATGACCGGCTGCGTCAGGCCGGTATTGCCGCAGGACGTTATCATGCCGGGATGGGCGACGAGGAACGGGATGCGATGCAGGAAGCTTTCCTGTACGACGACATTCGGGTGATGGTTGCGACCAACGCCTTCGGAATGGGCATCGACAAATCCAATGTCCGTTATGTCATTCATTACAACATGCCTAAGAACATGGAGGCTTATGTTCAGGAAGCCGGACGTGCGGGCCGGGACGGCGAGCCAAGCGAATGTATTTTGCTGTTCAGCGCGCAGGATATTGTGACCCAGAAATTCCTGATCGAGCAGAACCCGCAGGACGATCTGCGCAAGAAAGGCGAT
Encoded proteins:
- the rlmD gene encoding 23S rRNA (uracil(1939)-C(5))-methyltransferase RlmD; the protein is MKPKDASGKGANAKSNRTSSGRDNPPGFHKSKLDSRGTRSSASKLESAGKPGQPNPRNEQRKTQPKVRNAAQAGSSPSKFRKDKQTQPARHEHAEEVKVGDRLIITIKRLGINGEGVGYYRRKAVFIEGAIPGEVIKAVVTKVEERFIQAKIGEIEKRSPYRIDAPCPVFGICGGCQIQHMSYEGQLKAKEDLVREAFSRYSGLENIRMKPMLGMDHPWDYRNKAQLQLGMRQEGIIAGLYAAGSHELIDITGCPIQHPEVNRAVDKVRNVLQELQIPVYQERSNKGLVRSIVVRLGFQSKQLQVTLVAAKDRLPNEAELVKHIRLALPEATSIALNANPRNTSLIFGDHTRILWGSDTIEESLGDLDFTLSPRAFFQLNPLQTVKLYESVRAAAALTGRETVVDAYCGTGTIGLWLAPNAAEVRGIETIAEAVQDAKANAERNGRSNATFHTGRAEELLPRWVKSGFSPGIIIADPPRTGLDEVFLETVLRTKPKRFVYVSCNPSTLAKDCKVLTDGGYSVEWVQPVDMFPQTSHVECCSLLVRKDN
- the recQ gene encoding DNA helicase RecQ, translated to MNVELPTLDKARELLQKYYGYPDFREGQTQIVESLLTGKDTLGILPTGGGKSICYQIPALLAPGLTLVVSPLISLMKDQVDALTAMGIPAAYINSTLSGKEVNDRIRAARRGDLKLLYVAPERLELDWFRQEMSELPISCVAVDEAHCVSQWGHDFRTSYLAVSPFVESLPERPVVAAFTATATPEVTEDMVRLLRLDDPSVFITGLGRDNLAMSVLRGENKREFILEYARTHEAQAGIIYAATRKDVDDLHDRLRQAGIAAGRYHAGMGDEERDAMQEAFLYDDIRVMVATNAFGMGIDKSNVRYVIHYNMPKNMEAYVQEAGRAGRDGEPSECILLFSAQDIVTQKFLIEQNPQDDLRKKGDYRKLQQMIEYCYTNKCLRWAMLDYFGEKHDHKPCGNCSSCLDDRELVDMTRDAQIIFSCIHRMRERFGVSMVASVLKGSQNRKVLQYGFDKLPTYAMMPRRTEKEISEMINEFVAEGYLMLTEGQYPVVRLTAKAAEVLKGQREVMQRAPRPVQESAASRRRSNRYDLSPSAVNETVFEQLRLIRRDLAQKEHVPSYIIFNDATLREMSVIQPQTEQEMLRIKGVGELKFGKYGKPFLDFFKNGGLGAVPDDDAPDEMDYHGTDQDGFDF